The Desulfatiglans sp. genome window below encodes:
- a CDS encoding (2Fe-2S)-binding protein: protein MKEKISFTINDKPVTLEVEGDRKLLWVLRTELGLTGTKYGCGEGVCGACTVLIDGDAMQSCQVRIRDVAGSKVTTIEGLEKGGKLHPIQKAFVDHDALQCGFCTPGMIMKAHSILTENPNAKKEEIVNAMDGNLCRCGAHPRIIDAIVDAAKILKKG from the coding sequence ATGAAAGAAAAGATCAGTTTCACTATTAATGATAAACCGGTGACACTTGAGGTCGAAGGTGACAGAAAACTTCTATGGGTGCTCAGGACCGAGCTTGGTCTTACCGGGACAAAATATGGATGCGGTGAAGGTGTATGCGGGGCATGCACTGTGCTTATTGATGGTGATGCCATGCAGTCATGCCAGGTTCGTATAAGGGATGTGGCAGGATCAAAGGTCACTACCATTGAAGGTCTTGAAAAGGGTGGCAAGCTCCATCCCATCCAAAAGGCATTTGTTGATCATGATGCGCTCCAGTGCGGTTTTTGCACACCGGGCATGATCATGAAGGCGCACAGTATCCTCACAGAAAATCCTAATGCCAAAAAAGAAGAGATAGTAAATGCAATGGATGGCAACCTTTGCCGCTGCGGGGCCCATCCAAGGATAATAGATGCCATAGTTGATGCTGCCAAAATATTAAAAAAGGGGTAA